A window of Infirmifilum lucidum contains these coding sequences:
- a CDS encoding DNA primase small subunit domain-containing protein — translation MDQAGIVRLFKAYYARNTVPPPSSIEKREFAFSFFDSQGMARHMAFRDAGELNKFIRDKVPQHAYYSTAYYADPAASDMDEKGWQGADLVFDIDVDHINTPCKPLHDTWKCRNCGAEGWGFVEKCPSCGSDRVERQTWVCEQCISVARDEVLKLVDILEEDFGISRDEMYVVFSGHRGFHLHVEDSALVDLDQEARREIADYVRGLGIDPELYIARTRGGYTYRYTPEDPGWRGRIAKLLQLRPEAEGRLSRGELERLILECVAEARANIDEKVTMDVKRLIRLPGTLHGKTGLKVLRMTVQQLEALDARGVLEKAIALPDEPVRVEMDKWPRKILATSLPDQAGERTLPLYLAVYLALNGKARVLGPA, via the coding sequence GTGGATCAGGCCGGCATCGTGAGGCTCTTCAAGGCGTACTACGCGAGGAACACGGTGCCGCCCCCCAGCAGCATAGAGAAGAGGGAGTTCGCATTCAGCTTCTTCGACTCCCAGGGGATGGCCAGGCACATGGCCTTCAGGGACGCCGGCGAGCTCAACAAGTTCATAAGGGACAAGGTTCCCCAGCACGCCTACTACTCTACAGCGTACTACGCAGACCCCGCAGCCTCAGACATGGACGAGAAGGGCTGGCAGGGCGCAGATCTCGTCTTCGACATAGACGTCGACCACATAAACACCCCCTGCAAGCCGCTCCACGACACCTGGAAGTGCAGGAACTGCGGGGCAGAGGGCTGGGGGTTCGTGGAGAAGTGCCCCTCCTGCGGGAGCGACAGGGTAGAGAGGCAGACGTGGGTCTGCGAGCAGTGCATAAGCGTGGCGCGCGACGAAGTCCTCAAGCTCGTGGACATACTCGAGGAGGACTTCGGGATCTCGAGGGACGAGATGTACGTCGTCTTCTCCGGCCACAGGGGCTTCCACCTACACGTGGAGGACAGCGCGCTAGTAGACCTAGACCAGGAGGCGAGGCGCGAGATAGCAGACTACGTCAGGGGCCTAGGCATAGACCCGGAGCTCTACATCGCCAGGACTAGGGGAGGCTACACTTACAGGTACACCCCGGAAGACCCGGGGTGGCGCGGCCGCATAGCCAAGCTACTCCAGCTCAGGCCGGAGGCGGAGGGCAGGCTGTCCAGGGGGGAGCTGGAGAGGCTCATACTAGAGTGCGTCGCGGAGGCGAGGGCAAACATAGACGAGAAGGTGACAATGGACGTCAAGCGCCTGATAAGGCTACCGGGGACGCTTCATGGCAAGACAGGGCTGAAAGTCCTCCGGATGACAGTCCAGCAGCTCGAAGCGCTCGACGCCAGGGGCGTGCTCGAGAAGGCAATAGCGCTGCCCGACGAGCCCGTCAGGGTGGAGATGGACAAGTGGCCCAGGAAGATCCTAGCCACGAGCCTCCCAGACCAAGCCGGGGAGCGCACGCTGCCGCTATACCTCGCAGTTTACCTTGCGCTCAACGGGAAAGCCAGGGTACTCGGCCCAGCCTGA
- the pcn gene encoding proliferating cell nuclear antigen (pcna) translates to MVKFTFPDAREWRYIIESLATIVDEANFVATPEGLSLRALDPGRIAMVDLYMPAGLFEEYSVEAETKIGVVLDDVDKVLKRAKSDDKLVFEVGGGRLTIVLQGRAERRFKFPLLDIAGQELPTPRLNFAVAAKMLSDTFRDALKDASLVSESVKLKAEDESLYLSAKSDKGEIESKFTIESGSLLEIDVREPAEASYGIDFLEKIVSKAYRVSDIMALKFATNMPLEMTFDIAGGGTLKYLLAPRME, encoded by the coding sequence ATGGTAAAATTCACCTTCCCAGACGCGAGGGAGTGGAGGTACATCATCGAGAGCCTCGCAACGATAGTCGACGAGGCGAACTTCGTCGCCACCCCCGAAGGCCTCTCCCTCAGGGCGCTAGACCCCGGGAGGATTGCAATGGTGGATCTCTACATGCCCGCGGGCCTATTCGAAGAGTACTCTGTCGAGGCCGAGACGAAGATAGGCGTAGTCCTGGACGACGTGGACAAAGTACTGAAGAGGGCGAAGTCCGACGACAAGCTCGTATTCGAGGTCGGAGGCGGGAGGCTCACAATAGTCCTCCAGGGCAGGGCGGAGAGGAGGTTCAAGTTCCCGCTACTCGACATAGCGGGCCAAGAGCTACCGACCCCCAGGCTCAACTTCGCTGTCGCCGCGAAGATGCTCAGCGACACTTTCCGCGACGCCCTCAAGGACGCCTCCCTCGTCTCAGAGTCCGTCAAGCTGAAGGCCGAGGACGAGTCCCTCTACCTCTCGGCTAAGAGCGACAAAGGCGAGATAGAGTCGAAGTTCACCATAGAGTCCGGCAGCCTGCTGGAGATAGACGTCAGGGAGCCTGCCGAGGCGAGCTACGGGATAGACTTCCTCGAGAAGATAGTCTCCAAGGCATACAGGGTCAGCGACATCATGGCCCTCAAGTTCGCGACGAACATGCCACTCGAGATGACATTTGACATAGCAGGCGGAGGAACACTCAAATACCTGCTGGCCCCGCGCATGGAGTAG
- a CDS encoding transcription factor S codes for MEFCPKCGGVMVPERVDGRRVLKCRSCGYVKEADNPGSKYRVVERIERHPLDKVAVFDVDVATLPVVPFKCENCGNDRAYAYEVQTRAGDEPATRFYICTKCRKVYREYA; via the coding sequence ATGGAGTTCTGCCCAAAGTGCGGCGGCGTAATGGTTCCCGAGAGAGTGGACGGCAGGAGGGTGCTGAAGTGCCGGAGCTGTGGCTACGTGAAAGAGGCAGACAATCCTGGTAGCAAGTACAGGGTCGTGGAGAGGATAGAGCGCCACCCGCTTGACAAAGTCGCTGTCTTCGACGTAGACGTCGCAACTCTCCCCGTCGTCCCATTCAAGTGCGAGAACTGCGGGAACGACAGGGCGTACGCGTACGAGGTTCAGACGAGGGCGGGGGACGAGCCAGCCACGAGGTTCTACATATGCACGAAGTGTCGGAAGGTCTACAGGGAGTACGCCTGA
- a CDS encoding 50S ribosomal protein L44e yields MKVPSVIRTYCPRCKTHTEHEVTLYKAGKRRTLAEGQRRYLRKQEGYGSKRKPEQKRTAKVTKKQVLKLKCKVCGYTIHREGIRLKKLEIVEKVR; encoded by the coding sequence ATGAAAGTTCCCAGCGTGATTAGGACGTATTGCCCAAGGTGTAAGACGCACACGGAGCACGAGGTCACGCTCTACAAAGCCGGGAAGAGGAGGACGCTGGCAGAGGGGCAGCGAAGGTACCTCAGGAAGCAGGAGGGCTACGGGTCTAAGAGGAAGCCCGAGCAGAAGAGGACTGCAAAAGTCACGAAGAAGCAGGTCTTGAAGCTTAAGTGCAAGGTTTGCGGGTACACAATCCACAGGGAGGGTATCAGGCTGAAGAAGCTCGAGATAGTCGAGAAGGTGAGGTAG
- a CDS encoding 30S ribosomal protein S27e: MVDVEKLIPRPRSKFVMVRCPDCGNVQVVFSHSSLEAKCFKCGRVLIQPTGGKALILAEILEFLS, encoded by the coding sequence ATGGTCGACGTCGAGAAGCTGATCCCGAGGCCTAGAAGTAAGTTCGTGATGGTCAGGTGCCCCGACTGCGGGAACGTCCAGGTGGTGTTCAGCCACTCGTCTCTCGAGGCCAAGTGCTTCAAGTGCGGCCGTGTCCTGATCCAGCCGACGGGAGGCAAGGCCCTGATACTGGCAGAGATACTCGAGTTCCTGTCCTAG
- a CDS encoding translation initiation factor IF-2 subunit alpha has product MVRKRESIPSLNDLVVGTVAEIHDHGAFVTLDEYGGLRAYVPLGEVSHTWFRSIRDVLRVRQKAVFKVIRVDPAKKLVDASLRRVSDAERREKLIEWKRAQRAEKMLELAAQRLKKTLDEAYEKVGWRLEDYYGEIFKGLEEASLRGEEALVEAGVEKKWAEVVAEIARQNIKLPKVKMSYIVTVQCLEGGLPALKKALTSWEGGVEVPHNAAVRFYTIGAPRYKLDVEALNYKDGERLSQEILKSIESVARSMGCSFSYEKLKGE; this is encoded by the coding sequence TTGGTCAGGAAGAGGGAAAGCATCCCGAGTCTGAACGACCTTGTGGTTGGGACTGTCGCAGAGATCCATGACCACGGGGCTTTCGTGACGCTGGACGAGTATGGAGGGCTTAGGGCTTACGTGCCGCTGGGCGAGGTGAGCCACACCTGGTTCAGGAGCATCCGGGATGTCCTCAGAGTCAGGCAGAAGGCAGTCTTCAAGGTTATACGCGTTGACCCCGCGAAGAAGCTGGTAGACGCGTCTCTGAGGAGGGTCTCGGACGCCGAGAGACGGGAGAAGCTTATCGAGTGGAAGAGAGCTCAGAGGGCAGAGAAGATGCTCGAGCTCGCCGCGCAGAGGCTCAAGAAGACTCTCGACGAGGCCTACGAGAAGGTTGGCTGGAGGCTTGAAGACTATTATGGGGAGATATTCAAGGGGCTAGAGGAAGCTAGCCTGAGGGGTGAAGAGGCCCTTGTAGAGGCCGGAGTAGAGAAGAAGTGGGCTGAAGTTGTAGCCGAGATAGCCAGGCAGAACATTAAACTGCCGAAAGTCAAGATGAGCTACATAGTCACCGTGCAGTGTCTCGAGGGCGGGCTGCCCGCGCTCAAGAAGGCCCTCACTTCGTGGGAGGGGGGCGTGGAGGTGCCGCATAACGCCGCCGTGAGGTTCTACACGATTGGCGCGCCGAGGTACAAGCTAGACGTCGAGGCGCTAAACTACAAGGACGGTGAGAGGCTCTCCCAGGAGATCTTGAAGTCCATAGAGAGCGTGGCTCGGAGCATGGGCTGTAGCTTCTCTTACGAGAAGCTCAAGGGGGAGTAG
- a CDS encoding RNA-protein complex protein Nop10 — MARHVLLHKCAVCGMYTLRRDRCPYCGGELKAAHPAKFSPEDPYGEYRRKMKLETLAGRGSSL, encoded by the coding sequence GTGGCGAGGCACGTACTCCTGCACAAGTGCGCGGTATGCGGGATGTACACCCTGCGCCGGGACAGGTGCCCCTACTGCGGCGGCGAGCTCAAGGCAGCCCACCCGGCTAAGTTTTCTCCGGAAGACCCTTACGGGGAGTACAGGAGAAAGATGAAGCTCGAGACCCTTGCGGGAAGGGGGTCTAGCCTTTAA
- a CDS encoding STT3 domain-containing protein — protein MSGSGKIQGKIAPGLKAVLNAFGDARVVVASILAIAFTVTLLARLAPLHWGTYLNEFDPYYEYYLSVKMLENGNGSLLGGLAWWYHWWFENPKPRDTLFWAPNGRDLRGSSQPGAAFFTVATYELLRALGLDVDLYFIHGITVPVGAAFAVFTAYLLGRELKDSRTGVLSAVLIALSWAYMYRTNYGAKHEGFAIPFMLLGFYLFLVAYRRRSVPLAILAGLSQGMVVLSWGAYLYPWNFLALLSLVWLLMHHDDRTLAKVYIATNAVTTLFVATTPRFGPKTAFLSLVGFLPLATTVFAAFLLVGFSRVRTMSPSQLRKAGLAVLGVLAVALAVATLTGLTSLISGRILAVVLPTIREPGVTTVAEHAVPSWNQLFDDFQSSIVFGIFAVYLYAKRIKNDIKAAFASLYFATSLYFSSSIVRLVLLLSPAIAVVASMGLVELFDRVVEAARPTSYRRRGVSGASGAVVALVLIVLLLLFSPSILGSKVPLYSHQPALILTSSVPMIDYSYQYMDWISALEWIKLNVPRDATIATWWDYGYWISVNTGRKTTCDNATIDTRQIQKIARAFTSDEETALKIFKELNVTYVVVFEPLQSITLSTGINAYFSMIHPALGGDMAKSPQMLKWIGLDASDYIYGYRNGSYAYLDLGGNQRVYLLVPAPTPKALNATLYKMIYARNYKQQVFVFDAFLGQLQGYHGPNYLMPPLKHFELVYVSEPNGWVKIFKVKG, from the coding sequence GTGTCTGGCAGTGGCAAAATTCAAGGCAAGATTGCACCCGGCCTCAAGGCGGTGCTCAATGCGTTTGGGGATGCCCGGGTCGTCGTCGCCTCAATACTCGCCATAGCATTCACAGTAACGCTCCTAGCCCGCCTGGCCCCGCTCCACTGGGGCACCTACCTCAACGAGTTCGACCCCTACTACGAGTACTACCTCTCGGTGAAGATGCTCGAGAACGGCAACGGGAGCCTCCTAGGCGGCCTAGCCTGGTGGTACCACTGGTGGTTCGAGAACCCCAAGCCGAGGGACACGCTGTTCTGGGCGCCGAACGGCAGAGACCTCAGGGGTTCAAGCCAGCCCGGCGCGGCGTTCTTCACCGTGGCAACGTATGAGTTGCTGAGAGCCCTCGGCTTAGACGTTGACTTGTACTTCATCCACGGCATTACAGTCCCCGTAGGCGCCGCCTTTGCAGTGTTCACAGCATACCTGCTGGGCAGGGAGCTCAAGGACAGCAGGACTGGGGTGCTCTCAGCTGTACTGATAGCGCTGAGCTGGGCGTACATGTACAGGACTAATTACGGAGCAAAACACGAGGGCTTCGCTATACCGTTCATGCTTCTCGGATTCTACTTATTCCTCGTGGCGTACCGCAGGAGGTCTGTGCCCCTAGCTATACTCGCAGGGTTGTCGCAGGGGATGGTCGTACTGTCGTGGGGCGCATACCTCTATCCATGGAACTTCCTCGCACTCCTGTCTCTAGTATGGCTCTTAATGCACCACGACGACAGGACGCTGGCGAAAGTGTACATAGCTACGAACGCTGTCACGACTCTCTTCGTAGCCACGACACCCAGGTTCGGCCCGAAAACCGCGTTCCTGTCGCTCGTAGGCTTCCTGCCGCTCGCAACAACGGTGTTTGCGGCCTTCCTCCTCGTGGGCTTCTCTCGCGTCAGAACCATGAGCCCCTCCCAGCTCAGGAAGGCTGGTCTAGCCGTCCTAGGCGTACTGGCCGTCGCACTTGCGGTGGCTACACTCACGGGACTAACATCGCTCATCTCCGGCAGGATCCTCGCAGTAGTCCTACCCACGATTAGGGAGCCCGGCGTCACCACGGTGGCCGAGCACGCCGTGCCCTCGTGGAACCAGCTCTTCGACGACTTCCAGTCTTCGATAGTGTTCGGGATTTTCGCAGTATACCTCTACGCGAAAAGGATCAAGAACGACATCAAGGCCGCTTTTGCCTCGCTGTACTTCGCCACGTCGCTGTATTTCTCGTCCTCGATAGTCAGGCTAGTACTCCTCCTATCACCCGCCATAGCGGTAGTAGCGTCGATGGGCCTCGTAGAGCTCTTTGACAGGGTAGTTGAGGCGGCACGCCCCACGAGCTACAGGAGGCGCGGAGTATCAGGGGCATCCGGTGCCGTTGTCGCCCTCGTGCTCATAGTGCTCCTACTCCTATTCTCCCCATCGATTCTAGGCTCCAAGGTTCCACTATACTCCCACCAGCCAGCACTCATATTAACATCCTCGGTTCCCATGATAGACTACAGCTACCAGTACATGGATTGGATATCGGCGCTCGAGTGGATAAAGCTCAACGTCCCCCGGGACGCCACGATAGCCACGTGGTGGGACTACGGCTACTGGATAAGCGTAAACACTGGGCGCAAGACTACGTGTGACAACGCTACGATAGACACCAGGCAGATACAGAAGATAGCCAGGGCGTTCACGTCAGACGAGGAAACAGCGCTTAAGATATTCAAGGAGCTAAACGTGACGTACGTAGTAGTCTTCGAGCCCCTACAGTCCATCACGCTCTCAACGGGGATTAACGCCTACTTCTCCATGATCCACCCAGCCCTGGGCGGGGACATGGCTAAAAGCCCGCAGATGCTGAAGTGGATAGGCCTGGACGCCAGCGACTACATCTATGGGTACAGGAATGGCTCGTACGCCTATCTGGACCTTGGCGGCAACCAGAGGGTGTACCTGCTGGTTCCGGCTCCAACACCCAAGGCCCTCAACGCGACACTCTACAAGATGATCTACGCCAGGAACTACAAGCAGCAAGTATTCGTCTTCGACGCTTTCCTAGGACAGCTACAGGGCTACCACGGCCCCAACTACCTAATGCCCCCCCTCAAGCACTTCGAGCTGGTATACGTGTCAGAGCCAAACGGCTGGGTGAAAATATTTAAGGTTAAAGGCTAG
- a CDS encoding UbiA family prenyltransferase, with amino-acid sequence MNKLKAYLRLARVEHGLMTGLAVMAGYLAVTWSFSWRLALAFLSSFFAEVTLFAFNDVFNIEEDRVNSPERPLVRGDLSKREALVFAASSSLLALLLAAPLGFYPVLLLSIALALGNMYNYYLKRFSLLGNIVVAGLTASSFLYGSLTTGLEIPEKVVLFFVVAFLANTGREIIKGIRDIEGDIRAGICTLACQLGVRQAGFISAVYMALAVLLSFASIRYFTLKAVFAPMLAITDAIFLHAIYSILRDPAPEVAGKLRKTTLLGMLVAIVAFTLP; translated from the coding sequence GTGAACAAGCTTAAGGCTTACTTGAGGCTAGCTCGCGTCGAACACGGTCTCATGACCGGTCTAGCTGTCATGGCTGGCTATCTGGCCGTGACGTGGAGTTTCTCGTGGAGACTGGCTCTAGCCTTCCTGAGCTCGTTCTTCGCCGAAGTCACTCTTTTCGCGTTTAATGATGTTTTCAACATAGAGGAGGATCGGGTTAACAGCCCTGAGAGGCCGCTTGTAAGAGGTGACCTGTCGAAGAGGGAGGCGTTGGTATTCGCCGCGTCTTCGTCACTTCTAGCCCTTCTACTTGCAGCCCCCCTCGGCTTCTATCCCGTGCTCCTCCTCTCTATAGCCCTCGCACTTGGCAACATGTACAATTACTACCTTAAGAGATTCTCCCTACTGGGCAATATAGTTGTGGCAGGGCTTACGGCTAGTAGCTTCCTCTACGGTTCACTGACAACGGGTTTAGAGATACCAGAGAAAGTTGTGCTCTTCTTCGTAGTAGCCTTCCTGGCGAATACCGGGCGTGAAATAATCAAGGGTATAAGGGACATCGAAGGCGACATCAGAGCTGGCATCTGCACTCTCGCGTGCCAGTTAGGGGTTAGACAGGCAGGGTTCATTTCTGCCGTGTACATGGCGCTAGCCGTTTTGCTGAGCTTCGCGTCAATACGCTACTTTACACTTAAAGCAGTGTTTGCGCCCATGCTAGCCATCACAGATGCTATCTTCCTACACGCAATCTACTCTATTCTTCGAGACCCAGCACCAGAAGTAGCCGGGAAACTCAGGAAGACAACGCTACTAGGGATGCTCGTGGCTATAGTCGCCTTCACGCTACCCTAG
- the rpsJ gene encoding 30S ribosomal protein S10 produces MPSKVRIRLSSTSVEDLEAVCNEIREIARKTGVKIRGPIPLPVQVMRVVTRRAPSGQGYETFDRFELRIHKRLIDMDADERATRLLLRTRVPPSVRVEIEVI; encoded by the coding sequence ATGCCCAGCAAAGTACGCATTCGGCTCTCAAGCACGTCGGTAGAAGACCTAGAAGCTGTGTGTAACGAAATAAGAGAGATAGCGAGGAAGACAGGAGTAAAAATACGTGGCCCAATACCGCTCCCAGTCCAAGTGATGCGAGTAGTAACGAGGCGAGCGCCTTCTGGCCAGGGATACGAGACTTTCGACCGCTTCGAACTGAGGATACACAAGAGGCTCATAGACATGGACGCTGACGAGAGAGCCACTAGACTGCTCCTAAGGACAAGAGTCCCACCATCTGTTAGGGTTGAAATAGAAGTCATTTAA
- the tuf gene encoding translation elongation factor EF-1 subunit alpha: protein MSEKKPHLNLVVIGHIDHGKSTLMGRLLYEIGAIDPRLIQQYEEEAKKIGRESFKYAWVLDRLKEERERGITIDLGFYKFETKKYFFTLIDAPGHRDFVKNMITGASQADCAMLVVSAKEGEFEAGISPAGQTREHVFLAKTMGVDQLIVAVNKMDTVNYSKERYEEIKNQLTRLLRMVGYKVDEIHFIPTSAWEGVNVSKRSPEKTPWYNGPPLYEAFDDFKEPPRPIDKPLRIPIQDVYSIRGVGTVPVGRVETGVLRVGDKIIINPPKAVCEVKSIETHHTPIPEAIPGDNIGFNVKGVEKSQIRRGDVVGPVNNPPTVVDEFIGRIFVLYHPTAIAAGYTPVLHIHTATVPVTFEELLQKLDPRTGSVAEEKPQYIKQGDSAVVRFKPRKPVVVEKYSELPQLGRFAIRDSGRTIAAGVVIDIKKAEGY, encoded by the coding sequence ATGTCTGAAAAGAAACCACACCTCAACCTAGTGGTTATAGGCCACATTGACCACGGCAAGAGCACTCTAATGGGCAGGCTGCTCTACGAGATTGGAGCAATCGACCCGAGGCTTATTCAGCAGTACGAGGAGGAGGCAAAGAAGATCGGGCGCGAGTCCTTCAAATATGCCTGGGTTCTGGACAGGCTAAAGGAGGAGAGGGAGCGAGGCATCACTATCGACCTTGGCTTCTACAAGTTCGAAACCAAGAAGTACTTCTTCACCCTAATTGACGCCCCAGGGCATAGAGACTTCGTGAAAAACATGATTACGGGCGCGAGCCAGGCTGACTGCGCCATGCTCGTAGTCTCCGCCAAGGAGGGAGAATTCGAAGCAGGGATAAGCCCTGCAGGCCAGACACGTGAGCACGTCTTCCTCGCGAAGACTATGGGCGTAGACCAGCTCATTGTGGCTGTAAACAAGATGGACACTGTAAACTACAGCAAAGAGAGGTACGAGGAGATCAAGAACCAGCTCACAAGGCTTCTGAGAATGGTGGGCTACAAGGTAGACGAGATACACTTCATACCGACTTCCGCCTGGGAGGGGGTGAACGTGTCCAAGAGATCCCCAGAGAAGACTCCATGGTACAACGGCCCCCCTCTCTACGAGGCCTTCGACGACTTCAAGGAGCCCCCGAGGCCCATTGACAAGCCGCTCAGGATACCTATACAGGACGTGTACTCTATAAGAGGCGTGGGGACGGTTCCAGTCGGTAGGGTCGAGACAGGCGTCTTGAGGGTGGGCGACAAAATAATAATCAACCCGCCAAAGGCTGTCTGTGAAGTCAAATCCATAGAGACCCACCACACACCAATCCCAGAGGCCATACCCGGCGACAATATAGGTTTTAACGTCAAAGGCGTCGAGAAGAGCCAGATCAGGCGCGGCGACGTTGTAGGCCCAGTGAACAACCCGCCTACAGTCGTAGACGAATTCATCGGGCGTATCTTCGTACTCTACCACCCCACAGCAATAGCCGCCGGATATACTCCAGTCCTCCACATCCACACAGCTACAGTGCCCGTCACTTTCGAGGAGTTGCTTCAGAAGCTCGACCCCAGGACAGGTAGCGTTGCAGAGGAGAAACCACAATACATTAAGCAGGGCGACTCTGCGGTCGTGAGGTTCAAGCCAAGGAAACCCGTTGTCGTTGAAAAGTACTCAGAGCTCCCGCAGCTAGGCAGGTTCGCCATCCGCGACTCTGGCAGAACAATCGCAGCCGGCGTTGTAATAGACATCAAAAAAGCTGAAGGCTACTAG
- the cmk gene encoding (d)CMP kinase, which translates to MPCIVIAVSGTPGSGKTTYSRFIAEHYGLRYVSSGSLFREIARERGVSLLELHRQAERDERIDLLIDQRAVSEALKGGVVIEGHLAVWVLKEIAHIKIIFDAPREVRAERIARRDGISFEEALREITERERSNYERAMKYYGLNIKDYSVADLVVSTQHLSPEAIKRIVLAYIEGFQEKYPELFYP; encoded by the coding sequence TTGCCCTGTATTGTAATCGCAGTCAGCGGAACTCCAGGTAGTGGGAAGACAACCTACTCGCGCTTCATAGCAGAGCACTACGGCCTGCGCTATGTGTCAAGTGGTAGCCTCTTCAGGGAGATAGCCAGGGAGCGTGGGGTTAGCCTTCTCGAACTACACAGGCAGGCCGAAAGAGATGAGAGAATCGACTTGCTGATAGACCAGAGAGCGGTGTCCGAGGCTCTTAAGGGAGGGGTAGTTATCGAAGGCCATCTAGCCGTATGGGTTCTAAAAGAGATTGCCCACATAAAAATAATATTCGATGCCCCGCGCGAGGTTAGAGCCGAGCGTATAGCCAGGCGGGACGGCATATCTTTCGAGGAAGCCCTAAGGGAGATAACAGAGAGGGAGAGAAGCAACTACGAGAGGGCCATGAAGTACTATGGACTAAACATAAAGGACTACAGCGTGGCAGACCTGGTGGTCTCCACGCAGCACTTAAGCCCCGAGGCAATAAAGAGGATTGTACTAGCATATATTGAAGGCTTCCAAGAGAAATACCCTGAGCTATTCTACCCTTAA
- a CDS encoding eL34 family ribosomal protein, with translation MVRPALRSRTKKRKTVRTPGGRHVLRILDKKHDYPKCAVCGAPIQGVPKLTIKEERKGVKVPTRPYGGYLCHRCLKQGIKLAARTSAGA, from the coding sequence ATGGTTAGGCCTGCGCTAAGGTCGCGTACGAAGAAGAGAAAAACGGTCAGAACGCCTGGCGGCAGGCACGTGTTAAGGATCCTGGACAAGAAGCACGACTACCCTAAGTGCGCGGTCTGCGGCGCCCCTATTCAGGGGGTGCCGAAGCTTACAATAAAAGAGGAGAGGAAAGGCGTGAAGGTGCCTACAAGGCCTTACGGCGGCTACCTGTGTCATAGGTGCTTGAAGCAGGGCATTAAGCTCGCGGCACGCACATCTGCGGGAGCCTGA
- the aspS gene encoding aspartate--tRNA(Asn) ligase: MSGRTGIVEGWVSNVKSVGRIAFIEVIDGLQLSPITVVVKREQVDPETWTVATGVKIGSALRVEGVFPEVVISRKGREIQATKITVLAEPLELPPIDLTGKTPASFDLYIEYRYLALRLPRFRAIFLARSKLIGFAREYLSEQGFLEINTPKIVGAGAEGGATLFALDYFGMKAYLSQSPQLYKQMLMCGVPRVFEITPYFRAEKFSTPRHLNESWGLDVEMAFINSEEDVMKVLEDFVRGAIRYLRSEMGDDLRANGLELLEEPASIPRVPYSRAIEILNSMGFSIQWGDDLDTQAEKALGEYFQRQGYPMYFITQYPWDAKPFYIMKEGERLSKAFDLDISGIEVASGGQREHRYAELIANLRAKGLNPAEFSFYTQAFKYGMPPHGGFGLGLDRLLMTLLGLSNIREVVLFPRDRFRLVP, from the coding sequence ATGAGCGGCAGGACTGGAATCGTCGAAGGCTGGGTGAGTAACGTAAAGAGTGTTGGTAGAATAGCCTTCATAGAGGTCATAGACGGCCTACAGCTCTCTCCCATAACTGTTGTTGTTAAGAGGGAGCAGGTAGACCCTGAGACGTGGACTGTGGCGACGGGCGTAAAGATAGGCTCGGCTCTGCGGGTAGAGGGAGTTTTCCCAGAGGTTGTAATAAGCAGGAAGGGCCGGGAGATCCAAGCCACAAAGATAACTGTGCTTGCCGAGCCCTTGGAGCTCCCGCCCATAGACTTGACGGGTAAGACGCCCGCAAGCTTCGACCTCTACATTGAGTACAGGTATCTGGCCTTGAGGCTACCTAGGTTTAGGGCGATATTCCTTGCTCGTAGCAAGCTTATAGGGTTTGCACGCGAGTACCTCTCAGAGCAGGGGTTCTTGGAGATTAATACGCCTAAGATCGTAGGGGCTGGGGCAGAGGGCGGTGCTACTCTCTTTGCACTGGACTACTTCGGCATGAAGGCGTACCTTTCCCAGAGCCCGCAACTCTACAAGCAGATGCTCATGTGCGGTGTGCCGAGGGTGTTCGAGATAACCCCCTACTTTAGGGCTGAGAAGTTTAGTACACCAAGGCACCTGAATGAGAGCTGGGGGCTTGACGTCGAGATGGCATTCATAAATAGTGAGGAGGACGTAATGAAAGTCTTGGAAGACTTCGTCAGAGGCGCCATAAGGTACTTGAGGTCGGAGATGGGCGATGACCTGAGGGCTAATGGGCTTGAACTCCTGGAGGAGCCTGCCTCTATTCCGCGAGTACCATATAGCAGAGCCATAGAGATACTCAACAGCATGGGGTTCAGCATACAGTGGGGGGATGACCTTGACACGCAAGCAGAGAAGGCTCTCGGAGAATACTTTCAGAGACAAGGCTACCCGATGTACTTCATAACGCAGTACCCCTGGGACGCCAAGCCCTTCTACATCATGAAGGAGGGGGAGAGGCTCAGTAAAGCCTTTGACCTCGACATAAGCGGTATTGAGGTCGCATCTGGGGGGCAGAGGGAGCACAGGTATGCCGAGCTCATAGCTAATCTCCGCGCTAAGGGGCTAAATCCTGCAGAGTTCAGCTTCTACACACAGGCCTTTAAGTACGGCATGCCGCCTCACGGGGGCTTTGGTCTGGGACTCGATAGGCTGCTGATGACATTGCTAGGGCTCTCGAATATACGGGAGGTTGTACTATTCCCCAGGGATCGTTTCAGACTCGTCCCTTGA